One Rhinoderma darwinii isolate aRhiDar2 chromosome 6, aRhiDar2.hap1, whole genome shotgun sequence DNA window includes the following coding sequences:
- the PDK1 gene encoding pyruvate dehydrogenase (acetyl-transferring) kinase isozyme 1, mitochondrial, with protein sequence MRLLRALMRSAPLTSSSTPSLVDYYSKFSPSPLSMKQFLDFGSVNACEKTSFTFLRQELPVRLANIMKEINLLPDNLLKMPSIKLVQSWYVQSFQEIVDFKDKNTEDTVRHFTDTVITIRNRHNDVIPTMAQGVVEYKDSFGADPVTSQNVQYFLDRFYMSRISIRMLLNQHTLLFGGKVKENPAHPKHIGSIDPASNVVDVVRDGYENAKQLCDLYYMSSPELELAEFNAQNPGQPIQVVYVPSHLYHMVFELFKNAMRATMEFHADKGVYPPVKVRVSLGSEDLTVKLSDRGGGVPLRKIDRLFNYMYSTAPLPRMETSRATPLAGFGYGLPISRLYARYFQGDLKLYSLEGYGTDAVIYIKALSTESVERLPVYNKSAWKHYKTNHEADDWCVPSSEPKDMTTFRSS encoded by the exons ATGCGGCTCCTCCGGGCCCTTATGAGAAGTGCTCCCCTTACCAGCAGCAGCACCCCCAGTCTGGTGGATTACTACTCCAAGTTCTCCCCATCCCCCCTCTCCATGAAACAGTTCTTGGATTTTG GATCAGTTAACGCCTGTGAAAAGACATCATTTACATTTCTCCGGCAAGAACTCCCCGTACGGTTAGCAAATATAATGAAAGAGATTAATTTGCTTCCTGACAACCTCCTAAAGATGCCGTCTATCAAACTGGTGCAGAGCTG GTATGTTCAGAGCTTCCAGGAGATAGTTGATTTTAAGGACAAAAATACAGAGGACACAGTCAGGCA TTTCACAGATACAGTAATAACTATCCGAAATCGTCACAATGATGTCATCCCGACCATGGCGCAAGGCGTTGTGGAGTATAAAGACAGCTTTGGAGCTGATCCAGTAACATCTCAAAACGTGCAGTATTTCTTAGATCGTTTCTACATGAGCCGCATATCAATAAGGATGCTTCTTAATCAGCATA CTTTGCTTTTTGGTGGAAAAGTGAAGGAAAACCCGGCTCAtccgaagcacatcggcagcataGACCCAGCAAGCAATGTGGTTGATGTTGTGAGAG ATGGATATGAGAATGCAAAACAGCTGTGTGATTTGTATTACATGAGCTCTCCTGAACTAGAGCTTGCCGAATTCAATG CACAGAATCCAGGTCAGCCAATTCAAGTGGTATACGTCCCCTCACATCTGTACCATATGGTGTTTGAACTTTTCAAG AATGCAATGCGTGCGACCATGGAATTCCACGCAGATAAAGGCGTCTATCCTCCTGTCAAAGTGAGAGTGTCTCTGGGAAGTGAAGACTTAACAGTCAAG CTCAGTGATCGCGGGGGTGGAGTGCCCCTCCGGAAGATTGATAGACTGTTTAACTACATGTATTCCACTGCACCTCTTCCTAGAATGGAGACATCCCGTGCCACGCCACTG GCGGGGTTCGGCTATGGTTTGCCTATATCGAGACTCTATGCACGGTACTTTCAAGGAGATCTGAAGTTGTATTCTTTAGAAGGATATGGAACGGATGCGGTAATATATATCAAG GCTTTATCTACAGAATCGGTAGAGCGGCTCCCTGTGTATAATAAGTCGGCATGGAAACATTATAAAACCAACCACGAAGCTGATGACTGGTGTGTGCCTAGCAGCGAACCTAAAGACATGACCACGTTCCGCAGCAGCTGA